One Desulfobulbus oligotrophicus DNA segment encodes these proteins:
- a CDS encoding IMP cyclohydrolase — MTDLKKMYSTLRGDSFPLEMTISFGDQTLVYRKKTWKIPQEDGTFDERGLRYGENPDQEAALYELVNGNLLLGNCTYIEPGNGLVSAISVEDMLQVGKHPGKINLTDVDNGLNIIKYLVDRPAAVILKHTNPCGAAIGSSLADAYNRANRCDRIAAFGGAVVTSRPLDKETAELMAQNYLEVVCAPDFEDGVLDILARRKNLRVIRMPGINHLAAFEQYRFVDFKSLIDGGIIVQQSAINSIRTPQDLKPAITTYKGVQYSCERQPTQREVEDMLFGWAVEHGITSNSVIYVKDGCTTAIGAGEQDRVGVAEIAIHKAYVKYADILCFDTHGIPYADLVLAIHQGKRDKADKEAIDAKVKNDRAGLPGSVMISDAFFPFRDAADVGIREGVTAILQAGGSIRDFESIQACNEAKPQVAMMYTGQRSFKH; from the coding sequence ATGACAGATTTGAAAAAAATGTACTCCACCCTGCGTGGAGACTCCTTTCCTCTGGAGATGACCATCAGCTTTGGTGATCAGACCCTGGTATATCGAAAAAAAACCTGGAAAATCCCTCAGGAAGACGGCACCTTTGATGAGCGCGGTCTGCGCTACGGTGAAAATCCGGATCAGGAAGCCGCACTCTACGAACTTGTCAACGGCAACCTGTTGCTGGGCAACTGTACCTATATTGAACCGGGAAATGGCCTGGTCAGTGCCATCAGTGTGGAAGATATGCTCCAGGTGGGGAAACATCCGGGTAAAATCAACCTCACTGATGTTGATAACGGCCTGAACATCATCAAATACCTGGTCGACAGACCGGCTGCCGTTATTTTAAAACATACCAACCCCTGCGGTGCAGCCATCGGCTCAAGCCTGGCCGATGCCTACAACCGGGCAAACCGCTGTGACCGGATTGCCGCCTTTGGCGGCGCTGTGGTCACCAGCCGGCCGCTGGATAAAGAGACGGCTGAACTGATGGCCCAAAATTATCTTGAGGTGGTCTGTGCCCCGGATTTTGAAGACGGAGTTCTCGACATCCTGGCTCGCCGGAAGAACCTGCGGGTCATTCGCATGCCCGGAATCAACCACCTGGCTGCATTCGAACAGTACCGTTTTGTGGATTTCAAATCCCTGATCGACGGCGGCATCATCGTCCAGCAGTCAGCGATCAACTCCATCCGGACTCCGCAGGATCTCAAACCAGCGATCACAACCTACAAAGGTGTGCAGTACAGCTGCGAACGGCAGCCCACCCAACGTGAAGTTGAAGACATGCTCTTCGGCTGGGCTGTTGAACACGGTATTACGTCCAACTCCGTGATCTACGTGAAAGACGGGTGCACCACTGCCATCGGTGCGGGTGAACAGGACCGGGTCGGAGTAGCGGAGATCGCCATTCATAAGGCATACGTTAAGTACGCGGATATCCTGTGTTTTGACACCCATGGTATACCCTATGCGGATCTGGTGCTCGCCATACATCAGGGAAAACGGGACAAGGCCGATAAAGAGGCGATTGATGCCAAGGTAAAAAACGACCGGGCGGGTCTGCCGGGCTCGGTAATGATCTCAGATGCCTTTTTCCCCTTTCGCGATGCCGCTGATGTCGGGATCCGTGAAGGCGTTACTGCAATCCTGCAGGCCGGTGGTTCCATCCGTGATTTCGAGTCGATTCAGGCCTGCAACGAAGCCAAGCCACAAGTGGCCATGATGTATACCGGCCAGCGTTCCTTTAAACATTAA
- the htpX gene encoding protease HtpX: MKRIVLFLCTNLAVLLILGLVANLLGVDQYLTAQGLDLGTLLTFAAILGFGGSFISLFMSKTIAKMSTGARVIGQPQTAAEHWLVTTVAKLAGKANLTMPEVAIYEGPPNAFATGASRSNSLVAVSTGLLQSMNEQEVEAVLAHEIAHIANGDMVTLTLIQGTVNTFVFFLARVVGYLVDSMISRNSNQDRGSYGIGYMVTVSICQILFGVLASLVVMYFSRQREFRADAGAAYFLGSPQPMIAALQRLGGLDTGALPQNMASSGIAGKHSLSSLFATHPSIEDRIRALQS, from the coding sequence ATGAAACGAATTGTTCTCTTTCTCTGCACCAACCTGGCCGTCCTCCTCATTTTAGGTCTTGTCGCCAACCTGCTCGGTGTTGATCAGTATCTCACCGCACAGGGGCTGGATCTTGGCACACTGCTGACCTTCGCCGCTATCCTTGGTTTTGGTGGCTCGTTTATCTCGCTGTTCATGTCCAAAACCATTGCCAAAATGTCAACCGGTGCCAGGGTCATAGGGCAACCACAGACTGCGGCTGAACACTGGCTGGTCACTACGGTGGCCAAACTCGCCGGCAAGGCGAACCTGACGATGCCGGAAGTCGCTATCTACGAGGGACCTCCCAATGCCTTTGCCACCGGAGCCAGTCGATCCAACTCACTGGTGGCGGTCTCGACCGGGCTTTTGCAGAGTATGAACGAGCAGGAGGTTGAAGCGGTTCTTGCCCATGAGATAGCCCACATTGCCAATGGGGATATGGTCACCCTGACGTTGATTCAAGGAACGGTCAACACCTTTGTTTTCTTCCTAGCGCGCGTGGTCGGCTATCTTGTGGACAGCATGATCAGCAGGAATAGCAATCAGGACCGGGGTAGTTATGGGATCGGTTATATGGTGACCGTGTCGATCTGCCAGATACTGTTTGGGGTTCTGGCCAGCCTGGTTGTCATGTACTTCTCACGACAGCGTGAATTCCGTGCCGATGCCGGTGCAGCTTATTTTCTTGGCAGCCCTCAACCAATGATTGCCGCTTTACAACGGCTGGGAGGTCTGGACACCGGAGCTCTGCCACAGAACATGGCCTCATCGGGTATTGCCGGTAAACACAGTTTGTCCTCTCTTTTTGCGACCCACCCTTCCATTGAGGACCGTATCAGGGCACTGCAGTCGTAA
- a CDS encoding bifunctional UDP-N-acetylglucosamine diphosphorylase/glucosamine-1-phosphate N-acetyltransferase GlmU, with protein MPPSIIAVILAAGKGTRMKSALTKVLHPVFFRPMIHHVMDAVRGTGIEQCAVIIGHQRAEVAQALTAYQPTLVVQEEQLGTGHAVLCAEEACIDHDAVLILCGDTPLLGAATLQKMISAHHSLQADLTLMTTRVDNPFGYGRILKDERGNVQAIVEEKDATSEQRQIQEINAGVYLVQRDFLFSALRQVGTDNAQKEVYLTDIVAQAQQQKRRIHTFTHEQAIDVLGVNSRIELAQAQAILQQRRNQALMLAGVTLESPETIAVSADCTIGPDSHLQGNVRLYDGTVLGSGCLIESGCVLKRCHLGSRVIVGANSVLDNCRLDDNSCVEPLTLYNV; from the coding sequence ATGCCACCGTCTATTATTGCTGTTATTCTTGCAGCCGGGAAAGGAACCCGCATGAAATCGGCACTGACCAAGGTGCTGCACCCGGTCTTTTTCCGGCCGATGATCCACCATGTCATGGATGCTGTGCGCGGTACCGGCATTGAGCAGTGTGCGGTTATAATCGGCCATCAGCGGGCAGAAGTTGCTCAGGCCCTGACAGCCTATCAGCCAACTCTTGTCGTCCAAGAAGAACAGCTGGGCACAGGGCATGCCGTCCTCTGCGCAGAAGAAGCCTGTATAGACCACGATGCAGTCCTCATTCTTTGTGGCGACACCCCTCTTCTTGGTGCGGCAACTCTGCAAAAGATGATCAGTGCCCATCACAGCCTGCAGGCTGATCTCACCCTCATGACCACCCGGGTTGACAATCCTTTTGGATACGGCAGAATCCTTAAGGACGAACGAGGCAACGTACAGGCCATTGTTGAAGAGAAAGATGCCACCAGCGAACAACGTCAGATACAGGAAATCAATGCCGGTGTGTATCTGGTACAACGGGATTTTCTCTTTTCGGCTCTCCGGCAGGTCGGTACAGATAACGCCCAGAAAGAAGTGTACCTGACTGATATTGTGGCCCAGGCACAGCAGCAAAAACGGCGGATCCATACCTTTACCCATGAGCAGGCCATTGATGTGCTTGGCGTCAACTCCCGCATTGAACTTGCCCAGGCTCAGGCCATTTTGCAGCAACGCCGCAACCAGGCGTTAATGCTTGCCGGCGTTACCCTGGAGTCCCCGGAAACCATCGCCGTGTCAGCTGACTGCACCATCGGCCCGGACTCTCACCTGCAGGGGAATGTCCGTCTCTATGACGGCACGGTTCTCGGCAGTGGTTGTCTGATCGAAAGCGGCTGCGTTTTAAAACGTTGCCACCTTGGCAGTCGGGTCATCGTTGGTGCCAACTCAGTGCTGGATAACTGCCGGTTGGATGATAACAGTTGCGTCGAGCCACTGACCCTTTATAACGTATAA
- a CDS encoding DedA family protein translates to MITQLIQMLVDVIGALGYPGIFLLMAMESSIIPVPSELVMPPAGYLAQQGAMNPWLAIAAGTTGSLLGAYANYFASLYLGRPLILKYGKYVLIPSDKFCKVEEFFLRHGEISTFIGRLLPVIRHLISIPAGLSRMNHLRFSAYTLLGAFIWCSILTWIGYIIGHNQEQIMAYSKQAVLWVAVGCGLLLAGYIWFLRRRSKNRTPSETTAVSGE, encoded by the coding sequence ATGATAACACAACTCATACAGATGCTGGTGGATGTCATCGGTGCGCTGGGGTATCCCGGCATTTTTCTGCTCATGGCCATGGAAAGCTCGATTATTCCCGTACCCAGCGAGCTGGTCATGCCGCCGGCCGGCTACCTCGCTCAGCAGGGAGCGATGAACCCGTGGCTGGCCATCGCTGCCGGCACAACAGGCAGCCTCCTCGGTGCCTATGCCAACTATTTTGCCTCCCTGTACCTGGGGCGTCCCCTGATCCTGAAGTACGGCAAGTATGTCCTTATTCCGTCCGATAAATTTTGCAAGGTGGAAGAGTTTTTCCTCCGCCACGGAGAGATCTCCACTTTCATAGGCAGGCTGCTGCCGGTGATCCGCCATCTCATCTCCATCCCGGCAGGGCTCTCCCGCATGAATCATCTGCGCTTTTCAGCCTACACCCTGCTGGGCGCCTTTATCTGGTGCTCGATACTGACCTGGATAGGCTATATTATCGGCCATAACCAGGAGCAGATCATGGCCTATTCGAAACAGGCCGTCCTTTGGGTAGCAGTTGGTTGCGGACTGCTCCTGGCCGGCTACATCTGGTTTCTCCGGAGGAGATCAAAAAATCGCACCCCATCCGAAACCACTGCTGTTTCAGGAGAATAG
- a CDS encoding methionine synthase, whose translation MKPSVASLYQAVELQQEIPPLFIGERANANGSKKFRELLLADDYQACLKIAVEQENRGAHVIDLCTAYAGRDEVKDMLTLVGLCAGSLKAPLMIDSTTPECIEACLRIYPGRAIVNSVNLEDGGINIRRVCHAAKKYGAAVVALTIDAQGMAMTGMEKLRIAQEIYAIAVHECGLRAHDILFDCLTFTVGSGDATLRDAALQTLEGIRLIKRELPGCLTVLGLSNISFGLTPQARRILNSVFLHEAVLAGLDAAIVDVGKIIPLARISEADRTVCLNLLYNKHEENGSDPLMDCISYFSDKAGDTKEEEQKSDRLIEEQLFARVVDGDKDGLDDLLVILRYRFKPIDIINQILVPAMRHVGELFGKGEILLPFVLQSAEVMKAAVLLLEPFMDRIDDGSETKVLLATVQGDVHDIGKNLVDIILSNNGYKVYNIGIKVPVETVIEKAGEYKVDLIGLSGLLVKSAIVMQDSMAQYREAGLTMPILLGGAALTPKFVAESCVPDYPGPVVYCADAFAGLRAVQEFEEGRLTATVYEQATSTKSIKTGVRVLEINRNNPVPHPPFLGQRYVEDLKPEVFIPMINEQALFRGRWGYRRGKMTVEEHNELIAGTVRPLYQQIVERAVAEEWLQPKISYGYFTCHAIDNKLVVKADDQEYVFNFPRQQQAPFLCIADYFKSAEEGGDVAGFFVATIGAQIGKEIARLYEANAYHDYLLLHGFSVEITDALTEYWHTIMRQELGIEGHGGVGETGTAVQRYQGSRYGFGYAACPDLEAHKSLFAFLRPERVGISLTENMQMVPEQTTSAIVVHHPQARYFSV comes from the coding sequence ATGAAACCATCTGTTGCGAGTCTATATCAGGCGGTTGAGCTGCAGCAGGAGATTCCGCCGCTTTTTATCGGTGAGCGGGCCAATGCCAACGGTTCAAAAAAATTTCGTGAACTGCTGCTGGCTGATGATTATCAGGCCTGTTTAAAAATTGCGGTGGAACAGGAAAACAGAGGCGCCCATGTCATTGATCTCTGTACCGCCTATGCCGGTCGGGATGAGGTAAAAGACATGCTCACCCTGGTCGGCCTGTGTGCAGGCAGTCTCAAAGCCCCGTTGATGATCGACTCAACAACGCCCGAGTGCATTGAAGCCTGTCTTCGTATCTATCCCGGCAGAGCCATCGTCAACTCGGTTAATCTGGAGGATGGCGGCATCAATATCCGGCGGGTCTGCCATGCAGCAAAAAAGTATGGTGCCGCTGTCGTGGCTCTTACCATTGATGCCCAGGGCATGGCCATGACAGGCATGGAGAAGCTCCGTATCGCACAGGAAATCTACGCCATTGCTGTTCATGAGTGTGGTTTGCGTGCTCATGATATTCTTTTTGATTGTCTGACATTTACAGTTGGCAGTGGTGATGCAACCCTGCGTGATGCTGCTCTTCAAACCCTGGAGGGTATCCGTCTGATCAAAAGAGAACTGCCGGGTTGTCTGACTGTCCTGGGACTGAGCAACATCTCCTTTGGTTTGACACCCCAGGCCAGACGTATACTCAACTCTGTCTTTTTACATGAGGCCGTGCTGGCAGGATTGGATGCGGCCATTGTTGACGTTGGCAAGATCATTCCTCTGGCGCGCATTTCTGAAGCGGATCGAACAGTCTGTCTGAACCTTCTCTACAATAAGCACGAAGAAAACGGCTCAGATCCGCTGATGGACTGTATCTCTTATTTCAGCGACAAGGCCGGGGACACCAAAGAAGAGGAGCAGAAAAGTGATCGCCTCATTGAAGAACAGCTCTTTGCCAGGGTCGTTGATGGTGATAAGGACGGACTGGATGATCTGTTGGTCATACTGCGGTACCGCTTTAAGCCGATTGATATCATCAATCAGATTCTGGTTCCGGCGATGCGGCATGTCGGCGAACTGTTTGGCAAGGGTGAAATTCTGCTGCCCTTTGTGTTGCAGTCTGCCGAGGTTATGAAAGCGGCGGTCCTGCTGCTCGAACCGTTTATGGACAGGATCGATGACGGCTCAGAGACAAAAGTTCTTCTCGCCACGGTTCAGGGGGATGTCCACGATATCGGTAAAAATTTAGTCGACATTATTTTAAGTAATAACGGGTACAAGGTGTACAACATCGGCATTAAAGTGCCGGTGGAGACGGTTATAGAAAAAGCCGGAGAGTACAAGGTTGATCTGATCGGACTCAGTGGACTGTTGGTTAAATCAGCGATAGTCATGCAGGATTCCATGGCGCAGTATCGGGAGGCTGGACTGACCATGCCTATCCTGTTAGGCGGTGCAGCATTGACGCCGAAGTTTGTGGCCGAATCCTGTGTGCCCGATTACCCGGGACCGGTGGTGTACTGTGCCGATGCCTTTGCCGGCTTACGTGCTGTTCAGGAGTTTGAGGAAGGCAGGCTGACAGCAACAGTGTATGAGCAGGCCACATCAACAAAGTCGATAAAGACCGGCGTCCGGGTGCTGGAAATCAACCGGAACAATCCGGTACCCCACCCGCCGTTTTTAGGCCAGCGCTATGTGGAAGATCTGAAGCCGGAAGTCTTCATCCCAATGATCAACGAGCAGGCGCTTTTTCGGGGTCGCTGGGGCTATCGGCGCGGCAAGATGACAGTCGAAGAGCATAATGAGCTGATTGCCGGAACGGTTCGACCGCTCTATCAGCAGATTGTAGAGCGGGCAGTGGCTGAAGAGTGGCTGCAGCCCAAGATCAGTTACGGGTATTTTACGTGCCATGCCATTGATAACAAGCTGGTGGTCAAGGCCGATGACCAGGAGTATGTCTTTAACTTTCCACGACAACAACAGGCCCCTTTCCTCTGTATTGCCGACTATTTCAAGTCAGCGGAAGAGGGGGGGGATGTGGCTGGATTTTTTGTGGCGACCATAGGTGCACAGATTGGAAAGGAGATTGCCAGGCTGTATGAGGCCAACGCGTATCATGATTATTTACTGCTGCATGGTTTCAGTGTTGAGATTACCGATGCCCTGACCGAATACTGGCATACGATCATGCGCCAAGAGCTGGGAATTGAAGGACACGGAGGAGTGGGGGAGACAGGGACTGCTGTTCAACGATATCAGGGGTCACGCTATGGTTTTGGGTATGCTGCCTGTCCTGATCTGGAGGCCCACAAATCGCTTTTTGCCTTTCTCAGGCCGGAACGGGTTGGTATCAGTTTGACTGAAAATATGCAGATGGTTCCCGAACAAACCACTTCTGCCATTGTGGTGCATCATCCTCAGGCAAGATATTTTTCGGTCTGA
- a CDS encoding winged helix-turn-helix domain-containing protein — protein sequence MPKVRQKNEQNALASSQVRKGLQVKGRLWIEIEGHTYLSWGRIVLLERIDEYGSVSGAAKSMQMSFSHAWRLVEDMNTLAPKPLVEKQAGGRRGGGAWLTDAGKQAIHDFFALVARFQTWVEQEHL from the coding sequence ATGCCCAAGGTCCGACAAAAAAATGAGCAGAATGCCCTGGCTTCCAGTCAGGTCAGGAAGGGGTTGCAGGTAAAGGGTCGTTTGTGGATAGAGATCGAAGGACATACCTATCTGTCCTGGGGACGAATTGTTCTCCTTGAACGGATTGACGAGTATGGTTCGGTTTCCGGTGCTGCCAAGTCCATGCAGATGAGTTTCAGTCATGCCTGGCGGCTGGTTGAAGACATGAATACCCTTGCCCCGAAACCGTTGGTTGAAAAGCAGGCCGGTGGCCGACGAGGGGGCGGTGCCTGGCTGACCGATGCCGGTAAACAGGCTATTCACGATTTTTTTGCCCTGGTGGCACGATTTCAAACCTGGGTTGAACAGGAACACCTGTGA
- the modC gene encoding molybdenum ABC transporter ATP-binding protein yields the protein MMQLAVSVHKQLGAFNLTADFTVTGQRIGLFGPSGSGKSTLMYLLAGLLKPDRGTLRLDQTIVFDSTNRINLAPEARRIGVVFQHNHLFPHMSVRSNLLYGWKRTPEHERHIDPEAIIEVLQLGKLLDRGVNLLSGGERQRVALARTVLTCPRLILMDEPLTGLDEELKFQVIFYLNSVFSQFKMPLLFISHSLLEMRLMTEQILIVEQGTIKQQMATEELAQSIWSTPGQNYVNLLHLGRPQPLGDLWSYQWGDIRLILTEYGPNNENIFELDAREIVLFKHHPEATSARNVLPCRVRKLFTAGNRVRVELQCGVNTLIVQIVPESKRELELAPNKEVVAVIKASAFKKVL from the coding sequence ATGATGCAGCTGGCGGTCTCTGTCCACAAACAGCTGGGTGCCTTCAACCTGACCGCTGATTTCACGGTTACCGGGCAACGCATTGGTTTATTCGGCCCATCGGGCAGCGGTAAATCCACGCTCATGTACCTGTTGGCCGGCCTGCTCAAGCCGGATCGCGGCACCCTCCGTTTAGACCAGACCATCGTCTTTGACAGTACAAACCGGATCAATCTGGCGCCTGAGGCGCGAAGAATCGGGGTTGTCTTTCAACACAATCATCTGTTTCCCCACATGAGTGTGCGCAGCAACCTGCTCTACGGATGGAAGCGCACCCCTGAGCACGAACGACATATCGATCCGGAAGCGATCATTGAAGTGCTCCAGCTCGGCAAGCTCCTTGATCGCGGTGTAAACCTCCTCTCCGGCGGTGAACGGCAGCGGGTCGCCCTGGCGCGAACTGTTTTGACCTGTCCTCGGCTGATCCTGATGGATGAACCGCTCACCGGTTTGGATGAGGAGTTGAAGTTTCAGGTTATCTTCTACCTCAACTCCGTCTTTTCCCAATTCAAAATGCCTCTTCTGTTTATCAGTCATTCCCTTCTGGAGATGCGGTTGATGACGGAACAGATTCTGATCGTCGAGCAGGGAACAATCAAACAACAGATGGCCACCGAAGAGCTGGCTCAGTCGATCTGGAGCACGCCGGGACAGAACTACGTAAACCTTCTGCATCTTGGCCGACCACAGCCACTCGGTGATCTCTGGAGCTATCAGTGGGGGGATATCCGGCTGATACTGACCGAATATGGACCAAACAACGAAAACATCTTTGAACTGGATGCCCGCGAGATCGTGCTCTTCAAACACCATCCTGAAGCCACCAGTGCCCGCAATGTGCTGCCCTGCAGGGTGCGCAAACTTTTTACCGCGGGCAACCGGGTTCGCGTAGAACTGCAGTGCGGTGTAAACACGTTAATCGTGCAGATTGTGCCTGAGTCAAAGCGGGAACTGGAACTTGCACCCAACAAAGAGGTCGTGGCAGTAATCAAAGCCTCTGCCTTCAAAAAGGTGCTGTAG
- the modB gene encoding molybdate ABC transporter permease subunit — protein sequence MPFLQPSDLDAIRLSFQVACAATFVSTPLGIGVAYLLVYTRIPGKSLIEGLTNLPLVLPPVVIGYLLLLLLGRRGWIGSWLMEYNLQVIFTITGAVIASAVVGFPLLVRSIRLGMETIDPAYQMAARTLGAGPWDTFFTVTLPLSGKAVFVGMTLMFARSLGEFGATIILAGNIPGITQTIPLAIYEYTSTPGGDRMALSLCLVSIFLSYVVLLISGAASRSLDRR from the coding sequence ATGCCGTTTTTGCAACCTTCGGATCTGGATGCGATCCGACTGTCCTTTCAGGTGGCCTGTGCAGCAACTTTCGTCTCAACGCCCCTGGGCATTGGTGTTGCCTATCTCCTTGTCTATACTCGGATACCAGGAAAATCCCTGATCGAAGGACTGACCAATCTGCCCCTGGTCCTGCCGCCGGTGGTCATCGGCTATCTGCTGCTGCTACTGCTTGGCCGTCGCGGCTGGATCGGGTCCTGGCTTATGGAGTATAATCTTCAGGTGATTTTCACCATCACCGGTGCCGTTATTGCCTCAGCAGTGGTCGGTTTTCCTCTGCTCGTCCGTTCAATCCGGCTCGGCATGGAAACCATTGACCCCGCCTACCAGATGGCGGCCCGCACCCTGGGAGCCGGCCCCTGGGACACCTTTTTTACCGTTACCCTACCGCTCTCCGGCAAGGCTGTCTTTGTCGGCATGACCTTGATGTTTGCCCGCAGCCTGGGCGAATTCGGTGCCACCATCATCCTGGCCGGCAACATTCCCGGCATTACCCAGACCATCCCTCTGGCTATTTATGAGTACACCAGTACACCTGGCGGCGACCGCATGGCACTGTCGTTATGTCTCGTGTCAATCTTTCTGTCGTACGTCGTCCTGCTGATCAGCGGAGCGGCCTCCCGATCGCTGGACAGAAGATGA
- the modA gene encoding molybdate ABC transporter substrate-binding protein, whose protein sequence is MNRPRSLIATLFLTLLCTASILHAAEEIRISVPASMTDAVKELAAQFTASGHSAQIIPNFGPSGTLAKQIVEGAPADLFISANQKWMTYLREKKEIDTSSEQILAANTLVFAGTKNPAVTKLTDITKLRQIAIGSPKSVPAGEYAVQAMEKAGIYTQLEQEKKLVMAKDVRQSLTYADRGETDGAFVYKTDALMAEHAVILFEVPQDLYDTVTYPIALTLAGSKNADAKAFYAYLTGPEALKVFLKYGFSAP, encoded by the coding sequence ATGAACCGACCCCGATCCCTGATTGCAACGCTTTTTCTCACCTTGTTGTGCACGGCATCCATCCTTCATGCTGCTGAGGAAATCAGGATTTCAGTCCCTGCCAGCATGACGGATGCTGTAAAGGAACTTGCCGCCCAATTCACCGCCTCCGGCCACTCTGCTCAGATTATCCCCAACTTCGGGCCTTCCGGCACTCTGGCCAAACAGATCGTCGAGGGTGCACCCGCCGACCTGTTTATCTCGGCCAACCAGAAATGGATGACCTACCTCCGTGAAAAAAAGGAAATCGATACCAGCAGTGAGCAGATCCTCGCTGCCAACACCCTGGTCTTTGCCGGTACAAAAAATCCGGCCGTCACCAAGTTGACCGATATCACCAAGCTCAGACAGATCGCCATCGGCAGCCCCAAGAGTGTACCTGCCGGTGAATACGCAGTCCAGGCCATGGAAAAAGCCGGTATCTACACCCAGCTGGAGCAGGAGAAAAAACTGGTCATGGCTAAAGATGTACGCCAATCACTGACCTACGCCGATCGGGGCGAGACAGACGGTGCCTTTGTCTACAAAACCGATGCCTTGATGGCTGAGCATGCCGTTATTCTCTTTGAGGTTCCGCAGGATCTGTATGATACAGTCACCTATCCCATCGCACTGACCCTGGCAGGCAGTAAGAATGCGGATGCCAAGGCCTTTTACGCATATCTCACCGGTCCGGAAGCCCTCAAGGTCTTTCTCAAGTATGGCTTCAGTGCTCCGTAA
- a CDS encoding homocysteine S-methyltransferase family protein produces MQPDDHKVLILDGACGTNLQEMNIPPSAWAGKEGCNELLNLTAPESIVALHRGFVEAGAMVLETNTFGANRIVLEEYGLHDQVENINRAAVVNARAAIGDQGNVYVAGSVGPGTKLPSLGHIPLETLAAAYAEQLHALVAAGVDLLIIETCQDLLQLKVAMITCFEILEKIQAEIPVMVSVTIERTGTMLVGTDIAAAAVTLEPFPIFSFGLNCATGPQDMESHIRWLSHNWPGRISCIPNQGLPEVVNGKTSYSLTPQRYAQEMKRFVSEYGVSVVGGCCGTTTAHTRALVESLQGVEPLVREVGA; encoded by the coding sequence ATGCAACCAGACGATCATAAGGTACTCATTCTTGACGGTGCCTGCGGGACCAACCTTCAGGAAATGAATATCCCTCCTTCTGCCTGGGCAGGGAAGGAAGGGTGTAACGAACTGCTCAATCTCACGGCCCCGGAGAGCATTGTTGCACTGCATCGCGGCTTTGTTGAAGCCGGGGCCATGGTTCTCGAGACCAATACCTTTGGGGCGAATCGGATCGTGCTTGAAGAGTATGGGCTGCATGATCAGGTCGAAAATATTAATCGGGCTGCAGTTGTCAATGCCCGTGCCGCCATTGGAGATCAGGGCAACGTCTATGTGGCTGGTTCCGTCGGGCCGGGTACCAAACTGCCCTCGCTGGGACATATCCCGTTGGAGACCCTTGCCGCTGCCTATGCTGAACAGCTGCATGCCCTTGTTGCTGCTGGTGTGGATCTGCTGATTATTGAAACCTGTCAGGATCTGCTGCAACTGAAGGTTGCCATGATCACCTGTTTTGAAATACTGGAGAAAATACAGGCCGAGATTCCCGTGATGGTGTCTGTAACCATTGAACGGACCGGAACCATGCTGGTGGGGACAGATATTGCCGCTGCTGCAGTTACTCTGGAACCTTTTCCTATCTTTTCTTTTGGTCTGAACTGTGCCACCGGCCCCCAGGATATGGAGTCGCACATCCGCTGGCTGAGTCACAACTGGCCGGGAAGAATTTCCTGTATACCCAACCAGGGGTTACCGGAGGTGGTGAACGGCAAAACCAGTTATTCGCTGACACCGCAACGATATGCACAGGAGATGAAACGTTTTGTCAGCGAGTATGGTGTCAGTGTTGTTGGTGGGTGCTGCGGTACCACGACCGCCCATACCCGGGCACTGGTGGAGAGCCTGCAGGGGGTTGAGCCCCTGGTTCGGGAGGTGGGTGCATGA